A window of the Bacillota bacterium genome harbors these coding sequences:
- a CDS encoding flagellin: MRINNNIMALNTWRQLNLHENSLAKAMQRLSSGKRINSAADDPAGLAISEKMKAQIRGLNMASRNSQDAISLVQTAEGALNETHSILQRMRELAVQSANGTNDDSVDRAALEAEFGELQKEIDDIADKTNFNGRNLLNGNLGRQVTVGIKDTVPIDSALEEFAKGVEIDPNNNLKAFDYISTSEASGSDPAQILFSNSYAVYAGEPESGKDWVSGTRYNIVDTSNGNSIVGTIKFKFEDSSEVQQISDLTFELTGQDMFVQCGPNEGDEMGISIGNMGSKALGIDSSISIATRDGASKAIGALDDAIEKVSVQRAKLGADQTRLETKIDNLETTAENLQAAESRITDADMAQEYMEYARENLLCQVSTAMLAQANKAPEEILQLLKSL; this comes from the coding sequence ATGAGGATCAACAATAACATTATGGCGCTTAATACTTGGAGACAATTGAATTTACACGAGAACAGTCTCGCAAAGGCTATGCAAAGGCTGTCTTCAGGGAAAAGGATCAACAGTGCAGCTGACGATCCAGCAGGGCTTGCGATTTCTGAAAAAATGAAGGCTCAAATCAGAGGGCTCAATATGGCGTCAAGAAACTCTCAAGATGCGATTTCTTTAGTTCAGACTGCTGAAGGGGCTCTTAATGAGACACATTCAATTTTACAGAGAATGCGAGAGCTTGCTGTGCAGTCCGCAAATGGCACTAATGACGATAGCGTTGACAGGGCGGCTCTTGAAGCTGAGTTTGGAGAACTCCAAAAAGAAATCGACGATATTGCTGATAAGACGAACTTTAATGGCAGAAATCTGCTTAATGGCAATCTTGGCAGGCAGGTTACTGTGGGCATTAAGGATACTGTACCGATTGATTCTGCATTAGAAGAATTTGCAAAAGGGGTTGAAATTGATCCTAATAATAATTTGAAAGCGTTTGACTATATAAGTACTTCAGAAGCGAGCGGGAGCGATCCGGCTCAGATTTTATTTTCTAATTCATATGCTGTTTATGCTGGTGAACCGGAATCTGGGAAGGACTGGGTTTCGGGAACAAGATATAATATTGTTGATACAAGTAATGGTAACAGTATTGTAGGAACTATTAAATTTAAATTTGAGGATTCTTCAGAAGTTCAGCAAATATCCGATTTGACGTTTGAATTGACAGGTCAAGACATGTTTGTTCAGTGCGGACCTAATGAGGGCGATGAGATGGGAATCTCTATTGGTAATATGGGTTCAAAAGCACTTGGCATAGATAGCTCTATCAGCATCGCCACCCGTGACGGCGCATCAAAAGCTATAGGGGCTCTTGATGATGCGATTGAAAAGGTTTCGGTTCAGCGGGCAAAACTTGGAGCAGATCAAACCCGTCTTGAAACAAAAATTGATAATCTGGAAACAACTGCTGAAAACTTGCAAGCGGCAGAATCCCGTATTACAGATGCTGATATGGCTCAGGAGTATATGGAATATGCCAGAGAAAACCTTTTATGCCAAGTGTCAACTGCAATGCTTGCTCAGGCGAATAAGGCGCCCGAAGAGATCTTGCAGCTATTAAAATCTTTATAA